One part of the Entelurus aequoreus isolate RoL-2023_Sb linkage group LG05, RoL_Eaeq_v1.1, whole genome shotgun sequence genome encodes these proteins:
- the LOC133650401 gene encoding trypsin-like gives MKALIFLALLGAAFAAAENDDKVVGGSECSRHSVPYQVSLNAGYHFCGGSLISSQWVVSAAHCYKSRIQVRLGEHNIAANEGTEQWIDSAKLIKHPQYNSYNLDNDIMLIKLSRPAALNNYVQTIPLPSRCPVADENCLVSGWGNMAANGNNFPDRLQCLRQPIIDDRICKNAYPHLFTQNMLCSGFMQGGASSCQGDSGGPLVCSGQLQGVVSWGYDCAMKGHPSVYARVCRYNSWISSVMRSN, from the exons ATGAAGGCCTTAATTTTCCTTGCTTTGCTTGGAGCAGCAT TTGCTGCTGCTGAGAATGACGATAAGGTCGTGGGAGGCTCCGAGTGCTCCCGTCACTCTGTGCCCTATCAGGTGTCTCTGAATGCCGGTTACCACTTCTGCGGAGGATCCCTCATCTCCAGCCAGTGGGTGGTCTCTGCCGCCCACTGCTACAAGTC CCGCATCCAGGTGCGTCTGGGTGAGCACAATATCGCCGCCAACGAAGGCACCGAGCAGTGGATCGACTCTGCCAAGCTGATCAAGCATCCTCAGTACAACAGCTACAACCTGGACAACGACATCATGCTCATCAAGCTGAGCCGACCCGCCGCCCTCAACAACTACGTTCAGACCATCCCGCTACCCTCACGCTGCCCCGTGGCTGATGAGAACTGCCTGGTGTCCGGATGGGGCAATATGGCTGCAAACGGCA ACAACTTCCCCGACAGGCTGCAGTGTCTGAGACAGCCCATCATTGATGACAGGATCTGCAAGAACGCCTACCCCCACCTATTCACCCAGAACATGCTCTGCTCTGGTTTCATGCAAGGAGGCGCCAGCAGCTGCCAG GGAGACTCAGGCGGTCCTCTGGTGTGTAGCGGTCAGCTTCAAGGTGTGGTCTCCTGGGGTTACGATTGTGCCATGAAGGGACACCCTAGCGTCTATGCTCGTGTGTGCCGCTACAACAGCTGGATCAGCAGCGTCATGAGGAGCAACTAA